From the Leptospira sp. WS60.C2 genome, one window contains:
- a CDS encoding zinc-binding dehydrogenase — MKRLIFRKKGILEWEETEAPTINGENQALVEPIAIARCDLDLPIVRGETLFRAPFPVGHEFVGRIKAVSEDLLNTVSIGSTVALPFQISCGTCPSCLSHHSNSCETVPYTSAYGMPPGAHHVGGAIAELIKVPFAKQMLFEVDSKIDPVGIASLSDNIAEVWKLAGRFLERKKHPKTLVVGGNAGSIGLYTALYLHQTKKADIMYVDTDRKRIDLANSLGIPVTHFIAFPKPNEKYDLVCDASATKEGWEFATRSMGKNAILSSASIFWTNRFEIPYLEMYNQGAEIHIGRVESLDSMKALYPEIKNGSFTPEKIVTKTVSFEDAKEAWLEESIKLVVTR, encoded by the coding sequence ATGAAACGACTTATCTTTCGGAAAAAAGGAATCTTGGAATGGGAAGAAACGGAAGCACCCACTATCAATGGAGAGAACCAAGCACTCGTAGAACCCATTGCCATTGCACGTTGTGATTTGGACTTACCGATTGTTCGAGGAGAAACATTGTTTCGCGCACCGTTTCCCGTAGGACACGAGTTTGTTGGCAGAATCAAAGCAGTATCGGAAGACCTACTGAATACTGTTTCCATCGGTTCTACCGTCGCACTTCCATTCCAAATTTCATGTGGAACTTGCCCAAGTTGTTTAAGCCACCATTCCAATTCTTGTGAAACTGTACCGTATACCTCTGCCTACGGAATGCCACCTGGTGCCCATCATGTGGGAGGAGCTATCGCTGAACTCATCAAAGTTCCATTCGCAAAACAAATGCTATTTGAAGTAGACTCCAAGATCGATCCTGTTGGAATTGCCAGTTTGAGTGACAACATTGCGGAAGTTTGGAAATTAGCCGGCCGATTTTTAGAACGAAAGAAACATCCAAAAACCCTCGTGGTCGGAGGAAATGCAGGTAGTATTGGACTATATACTGCACTTTATTTACACCAAACCAAAAAGGCAGATATTATGTATGTCGATACAGATCGCAAAAGGATTGATCTTGCGAATTCACTTGGAATTCCCGTCACTCACTTCATAGCATTTCCAAAACCAAATGAAAAGTATGATTTGGTATGTGATGCTTCCGCCACAAAAGAAGGATGGGAGTTTGCCACAAGGTCCATGGGAAAAAATGCAATTTTAAGTTCTGCCTCTATCTTCTGGACCAACCGCTTTGAAATTCCATATTTGGAAATGTACAACCAAGGCGCCGAAATCCATATTGGCAGAGTGGAATCACTCGACTCCATGAAGGCACTGTATCCAGAAATCAAAAATGGAAGTTTCACTCCCGAAAAAATTGTCACAAAAACAGTTTCCTTTGAAGACGCAAAAGAAGCATGGTTGGAAGAATCGATCAAACTGGTGGTAACTCGTTGA
- a CDS encoding DUF4846 domain-containing protein produces MKLEFGLKFKLDLRCGICFLIPFLLSFPIFSESIQERFVPPNGYSRVYYPKESFSTYLQNFPLKPKGSPVLLYNGNQKQNQVHVAVLDFPLLKRDLIQCADAVMKLRAEYFYAKREWNQIRFTISNGMDVPFSRFSKGERVLVKGNKTSWIQTKAKKGIGREVFEEYLQFIYSYAGTISLKSELQKKSIQKLEPGDVWMEAGSPGHVVMVVDKAMGKDGQTIFLLAQSYMPSQEMHILKNGSSLSPWFTLPQGATFPTPEWEFPTAAFYEFRK; encoded by the coding sequence TTGAAATTGGAATTTGGATTAAAATTCAAATTAGATTTACGATGCGGAATTTGTTTCCTTATCCCTTTTCTTCTTAGTTTCCCTATTTTTTCTGAGTCCATCCAAGAACGATTCGTTCCACCTAACGGATACAGTCGTGTCTATTATCCAAAGGAAAGTTTTTCGACTTATCTGCAAAACTTTCCTTTAAAACCAAAAGGAAGCCCTGTCCTTTTATACAATGGAAACCAAAAACAAAACCAAGTCCATGTAGCCGTTCTCGATTTTCCACTCCTGAAACGGGACCTCATTCAATGTGCAGATGCTGTGATGAAACTTCGTGCCGAGTATTTTTATGCAAAGAGAGAGTGGAATCAAATTCGATTTACCATTAGCAATGGGATGGATGTTCCTTTTTCTCGTTTTTCCAAAGGAGAAAGGGTGCTCGTAAAAGGGAACAAGACAAGTTGGATCCAAACAAAAGCTAAAAAAGGAATCGGCCGCGAAGTTTTCGAAGAATACTTACAATTTATTTATAGTTATGCGGGAACAATCTCCCTAAAATCAGAACTTCAAAAAAAATCGATTCAAAAACTCGAACCAGGAGATGTTTGGATGGAAGCAGGATCACCAGGTCACGTGGTGATGGTTGTAGACAAAGCGATGGGAAAAGATGGACAAACGATTTTCCTTCTTGCCCAAAGTTATATGCCGTCGCAAGAAATGCATATCCTAAAGAATGGATCGTCCCTTTCTCCCTGGTTTACACTTCCCCAAGGTGCCACCTTTCCAACACCAGAATGGGAATTTCCTACAGCGGCCTTTTACGAATTTCGCAAATAG
- a CDS encoding TIGR00730 family Rossman fold protein, protein MTNLQMIAIYCGSSSGKDPYFVKEAYRLGEILAHHSLGIVYGGASVGLMGAIANGCLAKKGKVIGVIPNFLKRKEIEHIGLTELIEVESMHERKRIMFDRSDAFVVLPGGFGTMEEFFEVVTWSQLGLHNKPIVLLNWKGFYDPLVLMFQTMVESGFLKKENLELIQIVNETDNLLSVLQNYSPSKKEKWLSEDAI, encoded by the coding sequence ATGACAAACCTACAAATGATTGCAATCTACTGTGGTTCCTCCTCCGGAAAAGATCCCTACTTTGTGAAGGAAGCCTATCGTTTAGGTGAGATATTAGCTCATCATTCCCTTGGGATTGTGTATGGTGGTGCGAGTGTGGGTCTTATGGGAGCAATTGCAAATGGTTGTTTGGCGAAAAAAGGCAAAGTCATCGGTGTGATCCCCAATTTTCTCAAACGAAAAGAAATCGAGCACATTGGACTTACAGAACTCATCGAAGTAGAATCCATGCACGAAAGGAAACGAATCATGTTTGATCGGTCGGATGCTTTTGTGGTATTACCAGGTGGGTTTGGAACCATGGAAGAGTTTTTTGAAGTAGTCACTTGGTCCCAACTGGGACTTCACAATAAACCGATTGTGTTACTCAATTGGAAGGGATTTTATGACCCTTTAGTGCTAATGTTCCAAACCATGGTAGAATCAGGTTTCTTAAAAAAGGAAAATTTGGAACTCATCCAAATTGTCAACGAAACGGACAATCTACTCTCTGTTTTACAAAACTATTCTCCGTCTAAAAAAGAGAAATGGTTGTCGGAAGATGCCATCTAA
- a CDS encoding nuclear transport factor 2 family protein, protein MVVTKLMDLESHRSKTMVVESIESKLEEIKIINDKAIVTIAYQTKGMMLGNPIDGTFRYLRVWNLIPNGYNILPGSCTKIGS, encoded by the coding sequence ATCGTTGTTACAAAACTAATGGATTTAGAATCACATCGAAGTAAGACCATGGTCGTAGAATCCATCGAATCAAAATTAGAAGAAATCAAAATCATCAATGATAAAGCCATTGTGACCATTGCCTACCAAACAAAGGGAATGATGTTAGGCAATCCGATCGATGGCACTTTTCGATATTTGAGAGTTTGGAACCTTATACCAAATGGCTATAATATCCTCCCGGGTAGTTGCACGAAGATTGGTTCCTAA
- a CDS encoding lipocalin family protein, whose translation MKNFFLLFSLLFTGCLSVPEGVGTVKGFELERYLGRWYEIARLDHSFERGLVDVTAEYAIRDDGGVKVINRGYDQLKQEWKEIEGKAFFQDTPDKGLLKVSFFGPFYGTYNIVELDKINYSYALVCGPDRSYLWILARTPKISKKITDDLMAKASSLGFDTSKLILVEHSRK comes from the coding sequence ATGAAGAATTTCTTTTTGTTATTCTCTTTGCTATTTACCGGTTGTCTGTCAGTCCCTGAAGGTGTTGGTACCGTGAAGGGTTTTGAGCTTGAGAGGTATCTTGGGAGATGGTACGAAATAGCAAGGCTTGACCACTCTTTTGAAAGGGGGCTTGTGGATGTCACCGCTGAATATGCAATACGAGACGATGGCGGAGTAAAAGTCATTAACCGTGGGTATGATCAACTAAAACAGGAATGGAAAGAGATTGAGGGGAAAGCCTTCTTTCAAGATACACCTGACAAGGGTTTACTAAAAGTTTCATTCTTTGGGCCGTTTTATGGGACCTATAATATTGTTGAACTTGATAAAATCAATTACAGTTATGCCCTTGTCTGCGGTCCCGATAGGTCTTATCTCTGGATCCTGGCAAGGACTCCAAAGATTTCGAAAAAAATCACCGACGACCTTATGGCTAAGGCATCCTCTCTTGGTTTTGATACTTCTAAACTGATTTTAGTAGAGCATTCCAGAAAGTAA